A single genomic interval of Camelina sativa cultivar DH55 chromosome 11, Cs, whole genome shotgun sequence harbors:
- the LOC104727219 gene encoding transcription factor GTE7 isoform X2: protein MAPAVLATLNEPSYQEQCGAVFMRKFTNQSLAENTNSLHPPPLFNPNPNPNPNFDGSNSGKQFDDSSGFGSYATFNVAGYSSNQLRELKKRFTSELEQVRILRERIDSGTFGTQQAYTLPEVPAVRSAPLNSFAGETNELGPKKKKQKKNVSALKRSNQLATLDPESEKVLAGMLNTCGQILVKLMKHKWAWVFNTPVDVVGLGLHDYHVIVKKPMDLGTVKLNLDKGLYVSPIDFATDVRLTFNNAMSYNPKGQDVYIMAEKLLDHFDGMFNPAFKKFEAQQLKLTGSSSRPEPEFKQEFKPESKQRQWNQNPMVANPRKGTEQISIAKKLDSVKPPQPTLPPQLVEPTRVQSPSPPPPPVVQPQPPLPQPVTEEVEAPPDVSEVTKGRKGKLPKPKAKDPNKRLMTMEEKSKLGMNLQDLPPEKLGQLVQILKKRNGHLAQDGDEIELDIEAVDNETLWELDRFVTNYKKMASKIKRQGFIRNVTTPPRNMTSMAEMGSAEKRTRKGDAGEEDVDIGEDIPIEDYPSVEIERDGTAVAAAASSGSNSSSGSSSSSSGSSSSGSGGSSSGSDSDADSVQSPFVEAKEA from the exons ATGGCACCGGCTGTTTTGGCTACCTTAAACGAACCGTCGTACCAGGAACAATGCGGCGCCGTTTTTATGAGGAAATTTACGAACCAATCCCTCGCCGAAAACACCAATAGccttcatcctcctcctctcttcaaccctaaccctaaccctaaccctaatttcGACGGGAGCAATTCGGGCAAGCAGTTCGATGATTCGTCGGGTTTTGGAAGCTACGCTACTTTCAATGTCGCTGGGTACTCCTCGAATCAGCTCAGGGAGTTGAAGAAGCGTTTCACCTCTGAGCTCGAGCAGGTTCGGATCTTGAGAGAACGGATCGACTCAGGCACGTTCGGGACTCAGCAAGCTTACACTTTACCGGAGGTTCCCGCCGTTCGTTCAGCTCCGTTGAACAGTTTCGCCGGTGAAACGAACGAGCTTggaccgaagaagaagaaacagaagaagaatgTGTCAGCTCTGAAGCGAAGCAATCAATTGGCTACTTTGGATCCGGAGTCGGAGAAAGTGTTGGCGGGTATGTTGAATACTTGTGGTCAGATCTTGGTTAAGCTGATGAAGCATAAATGGGCTTGGGTGTTCAATACCCCTGTTGATGTGGTTGGCTTAGGGCTTCATGATTATCATGTGATCGTGAAGAAACCTATGGATCTGGGTACGGTTAAGTTGAATCTTGATAAGGGGCTTTACGTTTCGCCCATTGATTTCGCTACCGATGTGAGATTGACATTTAACAATGCAATGTCGTATAATCCAAAGGGTCAAGATGTGTACATTATGGCTGAGAAGCTTCTGGATCATTTTGATGGAATGTTCAACCCTGCATTCAAGAAGTTCGAGGCTCAGCAGCTAAAACTCACTGGTTCATCATCTCGTCCTGAACCTGAGTTCAAACAAGAGTTTAAACCTGAGTCTAAGCAAAGACAGTGGAATCAGAACCCTATGGTGGCGAATCCTAGGAAAGGAACAGAGCAAATATCTATAGCTAAGAAGCTTGATTCAGTGAAGCCGCCACAACCTACATTGCCTCCTCAATTAGTCGAGCCTACACGTGTGCAATCTCCttctcctccgcctcctccgGTGGTTCAGCCTCAACCACCACTTCCGCAGCCGGTTACTGAAGAAGTTGAAGCGCCTCCTGATGTGAGTGAAGTTACAAAAGGGAGGAAAGGGAAGTTGCCGAAGCCTAAGGCAAAGGATCCAAACAAAAGGTTGATGACCATGGAGGAGAAGTCAAAGCTTGGTATGAATCTACAAGACTTACCTCCTGAGAAGCTTGGACAGTTGGTTCAGATTCTCAAGAAGAGAAACGGACATTTAGCTCAAGATGGAGACGAAATTGAGCTAGATATAGAAGCTGTTGATAATGAGACTCTATGGGAGCTTGATCGGTTTGTGACAAATTACAAGAAGATGGCTAGCAAAATCAAGCGCCAAGGGTTTATCAGGAATGTGACAACTCCACCTAGAAACATG ACTTCGATGGCAGAAATGGGTAGTGCGGAGAAAAGAACAAGGAAAGGAGATGCAGGGGAAGAGGATGTTGACATTGGAGAAGACATACCAATAGAAGATTACCCATCAGTAGAGATTGAAAGAGATGGTACTGCTGTTGCAGCAGCTGCTAGTAGTGGCTCTAATTCTTCTTCAGGCAGTTCCAGTTCTAGTAGTGGTTCCTCGTCTAGTG GGTCAGGAGGGAGTTCATCAGGTAGTGATTCTGATGCAGATAGTGTCCAATCGCCATTTGTGGAAGCAAAAGAAGCTTAA
- the LOC104727219 gene encoding transcription factor GTE7 isoform X1: MAPAVLATLNEPSYQEQCGAVFMRKFTNQSLAENTNSLHPPPLFNPNPNPNPNFDGSNSGKQFDDSSGFGSYATFNVAGYSSNQLRELKKRFTSELEQVRILRERIDSGTFGTQQAYTLPEVPAVRSAPLNSFAGETNELGPKKKKQKKNVSALKRSNQLATLDPESEKVLAGMLNTCGQILVKLMKHKWAWVFNTPVDVVGLGLHDYHVIVKKPMDLGTVKLNLDKGLYVSPIDFATDVRLTFNNAMSYNPKGQDVYIMAEKLLDHFDGMFNPAFKKFEAQQLKLTGSSSRPEPEFKQEFKPESKQRQWNQNPMVANPRKGTEQISIAKKLDSVKPPQPTLPPQLVEPTRVQSPSPPPPPVVQPQPPLPQPVTEEVEAPPDVSEVTKGRKGKLPKPKAKDPNKRLMTMEEKSKLGMNLQDLPPEKLGQLVQILKKRNGHLAQDGDEIELDIEAVDNETLWELDRFVTNYKKMASKIKRQGFIRNVTTPPRNMTSMAEMGSAEKRTRKGDAGEEDVDIGEDIPIEDYPSVEIERDGTAVAAAASSGSNSSSGSSSSSSGSSSSESGSGGSSSGSDSDADSVQSPFVEAKEA, encoded by the exons ATGGCACCGGCTGTTTTGGCTACCTTAAACGAACCGTCGTACCAGGAACAATGCGGCGCCGTTTTTATGAGGAAATTTACGAACCAATCCCTCGCCGAAAACACCAATAGccttcatcctcctcctctcttcaaccctaaccctaaccctaaccctaatttcGACGGGAGCAATTCGGGCAAGCAGTTCGATGATTCGTCGGGTTTTGGAAGCTACGCTACTTTCAATGTCGCTGGGTACTCCTCGAATCAGCTCAGGGAGTTGAAGAAGCGTTTCACCTCTGAGCTCGAGCAGGTTCGGATCTTGAGAGAACGGATCGACTCAGGCACGTTCGGGACTCAGCAAGCTTACACTTTACCGGAGGTTCCCGCCGTTCGTTCAGCTCCGTTGAACAGTTTCGCCGGTGAAACGAACGAGCTTggaccgaagaagaagaaacagaagaagaatgTGTCAGCTCTGAAGCGAAGCAATCAATTGGCTACTTTGGATCCGGAGTCGGAGAAAGTGTTGGCGGGTATGTTGAATACTTGTGGTCAGATCTTGGTTAAGCTGATGAAGCATAAATGGGCTTGGGTGTTCAATACCCCTGTTGATGTGGTTGGCTTAGGGCTTCATGATTATCATGTGATCGTGAAGAAACCTATGGATCTGGGTACGGTTAAGTTGAATCTTGATAAGGGGCTTTACGTTTCGCCCATTGATTTCGCTACCGATGTGAGATTGACATTTAACAATGCAATGTCGTATAATCCAAAGGGTCAAGATGTGTACATTATGGCTGAGAAGCTTCTGGATCATTTTGATGGAATGTTCAACCCTGCATTCAAGAAGTTCGAGGCTCAGCAGCTAAAACTCACTGGTTCATCATCTCGTCCTGAACCTGAGTTCAAACAAGAGTTTAAACCTGAGTCTAAGCAAAGACAGTGGAATCAGAACCCTATGGTGGCGAATCCTAGGAAAGGAACAGAGCAAATATCTATAGCTAAGAAGCTTGATTCAGTGAAGCCGCCACAACCTACATTGCCTCCTCAATTAGTCGAGCCTACACGTGTGCAATCTCCttctcctccgcctcctccgGTGGTTCAGCCTCAACCACCACTTCCGCAGCCGGTTACTGAAGAAGTTGAAGCGCCTCCTGATGTGAGTGAAGTTACAAAAGGGAGGAAAGGGAAGTTGCCGAAGCCTAAGGCAAAGGATCCAAACAAAAGGTTGATGACCATGGAGGAGAAGTCAAAGCTTGGTATGAATCTACAAGACTTACCTCCTGAGAAGCTTGGACAGTTGGTTCAGATTCTCAAGAAGAGAAACGGACATTTAGCTCAAGATGGAGACGAAATTGAGCTAGATATAGAAGCTGTTGATAATGAGACTCTATGGGAGCTTGATCGGTTTGTGACAAATTACAAGAAGATGGCTAGCAAAATCAAGCGCCAAGGGTTTATCAGGAATGTGACAACTCCACCTAGAAACATG ACTTCGATGGCAGAAATGGGTAGTGCGGAGAAAAGAACAAGGAAAGGAGATGCAGGGGAAGAGGATGTTGACATTGGAGAAGACATACCAATAGAAGATTACCCATCAGTAGAGATTGAAAGAGATGGTACTGCTGTTGCAGCAGCTGCTAGTAGTGGCTCTAATTCTTCTTCAGGCAGTTCCAGTTCTAGTAGTGGTTCCTCGTCTAGTG AATCAGGGTCAGGAGGGAGTTCATCAGGTAGTGATTCTGATGCAGATAGTGTCCAATCGCCATTTGTGGAAGCAAAAGAAGCTTAA